A genomic window from Alkalihalobacillus sp. AL-G includes:
- a CDS encoding MFS transporter, producing the protein MKNTTLISKDKIWTRDFIFVCISNFFIFAGFQMTLPTLPLFVNELGGSNQLIGLVVGIFTFSALLIRPWSGHVLETLGRRFVYLTGLAIFVISVATYSFTSSIIFLFLMRIVQGLGWGMSTTAVGTIATDLIPAKRRGEGMGYFGLAGNLAMAFGPALGLILVVVLDFSWTFMIAAFAGLAAFGIAALIRYTPGEKSTGPKKKWDIYEKSALVPAVLLFFITMTFGGITSFLPLYAEQQHVSGIEWYFFVFAISLMIVRAFAGRVYDKRGHRAIFIPGTLLILLAMIDLSFLENEWMLLSAAMFFGIGFGAVQPALQAWAVQEAPKNRRGMANATFFSSFDLGVGSGAIFFGFIASWFGYSQIYLVSAVSVVISMLLYIVLTKNTGHETRQKEAIG; encoded by the coding sequence ATGAAAAATACAACCTTGATTTCCAAGGATAAAATATGGACTCGGGATTTTATATTCGTATGTATTTCGAACTTTTTTATTTTTGCCGGTTTTCAAATGACCCTTCCAACACTTCCGCTTTTTGTAAACGAACTTGGTGGAAGTAACCAGTTGATCGGGCTAGTAGTCGGTATTTTTACTTTTTCCGCTTTACTTATCAGGCCTTGGTCTGGCCATGTGCTAGAAACGTTAGGAAGGCGGTTTGTCTACCTTACCGGCTTGGCTATTTTTGTGATTTCAGTAGCTACTTATTCCTTTACTTCGAGTATCATTTTTTTATTTTTGATGAGGATCGTCCAAGGATTAGGGTGGGGGATGTCAACCACTGCTGTCGGTACAATTGCAACAGACCTTATTCCTGCAAAACGTAGAGGGGAAGGGATGGGCTACTTCGGTTTGGCTGGTAACCTAGCAATGGCTTTTGGACCGGCATTAGGATTAATACTCGTCGTAGTACTCGATTTTTCATGGACATTTATGATTGCAGCATTTGCCGGACTAGCTGCATTCGGTATTGCAGCATTAATTCGTTACACACCAGGTGAAAAATCAACGGGTCCAAAAAAGAAGTGGGATATCTATGAAAAATCCGCACTCGTACCCGCAGTTCTTTTATTTTTCATCACGATGACATTCGGTGGAATCACATCGTTTTTACCACTTTATGCTGAACAACAGCACGTGAGCGGAATAGAATGGTATTTCTTCGTTTTTGCCATTTCACTCATGATTGTCCGTGCGTTTGCAGGCAGGGTGTACGATAAAAGGGGTCATCGGGCGATCTTTATTCCTGGGACCCTACTCATTTTACTAGCAATGATCGATTTATCGTTTTTAGAAAATGAGTGGATGCTACTGTCTGCTGCAATGTTTTTCGGTATCGGATTCGGTGCCGTCCAACCGGCTTTGCAAGCATGGGCAGTCCAGGAGGCACCAAAGAATAGAAGAGGGATGGCGAATGCGACATTCTTTTCTTCATTTGACCTCGGAGTAGGGTCGGGAGCGATTTTCTTCGGTTTCATCGCTTCATGGTTCGGTTATAGTCAAATTTATCTGGTGTCAGCAGTTTCTGTAGTTATTTCCATGTTGCTTTACATTGTACTGACAAAAAATACTGGACATGAAACAAGACAAAAAGAAGCAATCGGATAA
- a CDS encoding peptide chain release factor 3 — MISIQKGNYNMKRSQLETEINKRKTFAIISHPDAGKTTLTEKILFLSGAIRSAGTVKSRKSEKFATSDWMEMEKQRGISITSSVMQFTYDGYNINILDTPGHQDFSEDTYRTLMAVDSVVMIIDAAKGVEAQTKKLFKVCSDRGIPIFTFINKMDRQGRDPYELLEDIEEVLGIQSFPMNWPIGMGTTFQGVYDRNGHKIHLYNEQKEHQTYTLENEDFTSHTLKELIDPDQLFELQETISLLNEAGDSMDLEAIKQGKQTPVFFGSAISSFGIPAFMEHFLELAPEPQGRESNNGYIAPSELDFSGIVFKIQANMNPAHRDRIAFMRICSGTFKKGMDAWNDRTQKSVKLAQGQQFFAASRGNIDEAYPGDIVGLYDPGLYQIGDTLCGTKDTFSYGKLPQFPPEHFAKVRAKNAMKQKHFYKGVAQLSEEGAIQVYKTAAMEETIIGVVGVLQFEVFESRLKNEYGVVLEIQPLPHTCARWISNDQSLKIESTNYKAYDQQGNPLIIFENDFALRWFQNKNPDIELYEKR; from the coding sequence ATGATCAGTATACAGAAAGGCAATTACAATATGAAACGATCACAACTAGAAACGGAAATCAATAAACGAAAAACGTTTGCAATCATCTCTCATCCAGATGCAGGTAAAACCACCCTGACAGAAAAGATTTTATTTTTGAGTGGAGCCATCCGTTCTGCCGGTACGGTAAAATCACGGAAATCTGAAAAGTTTGCTACCTCAGACTGGATGGAAATGGAGAAACAACGCGGGATTTCGATTACATCAAGTGTCATGCAGTTTACGTACGATGGGTATAACATCAATATTCTCGATACCCCAGGTCACCAGGATTTCAGTGAGGATACGTACCGTACATTGATGGCTGTCGATAGTGTTGTCATGATCATAGATGCAGCCAAAGGGGTTGAAGCGCAAACGAAAAAGCTATTTAAAGTTTGCAGCGACCGTGGAATCCCCATCTTCACGTTTATTAACAAAATGGACCGACAAGGGCGGGATCCCTATGAACTTCTTGAAGATATTGAAGAAGTTCTTGGCATACAATCCTTTCCGATGAATTGGCCGATTGGAATGGGGACTACCTTCCAAGGAGTCTATGATCGGAATGGGCACAAGATCCATCTATATAATGAACAAAAAGAACATCAAACCTATACGTTAGAAAACGAAGATTTTACCAGCCACACATTAAAAGAATTGATTGACCCGGATCAACTATTTGAGCTGCAAGAGACCATTTCCCTTTTGAATGAAGCAGGAGATTCAATGGATTTAGAAGCTATTAAACAAGGTAAGCAAACTCCAGTATTCTTTGGAAGTGCAATATCGTCTTTCGGTATCCCCGCCTTTATGGAACATTTTCTGGAGCTAGCCCCTGAGCCACAAGGACGTGAGAGTAATAATGGCTATATTGCGCCATCTGAGCTAGATTTTTCGGGTATTGTTTTTAAAATTCAAGCGAACATGAACCCAGCCCATCGTGACCGGATTGCATTTATGAGAATATGTTCAGGTACGTTCAAAAAAGGAATGGACGCTTGGAACGACCGAACGCAAAAATCCGTCAAGTTAGCGCAGGGTCAACAGTTCTTTGCAGCATCAAGAGGAAATATTGATGAAGCTTACCCAGGAGATATCGTAGGATTGTATGATCCAGGTTTGTATCAAATCGGAGATACACTTTGCGGTACGAAAGATACGTTTTCTTACGGAAAGCTCCCTCAATTCCCGCCAGAGCATTTTGCAAAAGTTCGAGCAAAGAATGCGATGAAGCAAAAACATTTTTATAAAGGTGTTGCACAATTATCCGAAGAAGGTGCTATTCAAGTATATAAAACAGCTGCGATGGAAGAAACGATCATTGGTGTAGTAGGAGTCCTTCAATTCGAAGTATTCGAGAGTCGTTTAAAAAATGAATATGGAGTGGTTCTTGAAATTCAACCCCTCCCCCACACCTGTGCACGGTGGATATCGAACGATCAGTCTTTGAAAATTGAAAGTACAAATTACAAGGCTTATGATCAACAAGGAAATCCCTTAATTATATTTGAAAATGATTTTGCTTTAAGGTGGTTCCAAAACAAAAACCCAGATATTGAATTGTATGAAAAACGTTAA
- a CDS encoding DUF3817 domain-containing protein: protein MRNPLAIFKIVGYSEGISFLVLLGIAMPLKYMLDYPLAVTVVGSIHGGLFVLYVMMVVYLKFAYKWSVTKALLGLIASVLPFGPFIFDAKLVKS from the coding sequence ATGAGAAACCCTCTTGCTATTTTTAAAATTGTAGGCTATTCAGAAGGGATATCTTTCCTCGTACTGTTAGGCATTGCCATGCCATTAAAATACATGCTGGATTACCCATTAGCAGTTACAGTTGTTGGATCGATTCACGGTGGATTGTTTGTCCTCTATGTAATGATGGTCGTCTATTTGAAATTCGCTTATAAGTGGAGTGTAACAAAGGCTTTACTCGGATTGATCGCTTCTGTCCTTCCGTTCGGTCCGTTTATATTTGATGCAAAACTAGTAAAAAGTTGA
- the helD gene encoding RNA polymerase recycling motor HelD: MTENNKERKQEQQRIDLILSLINKKMLALSTNVGSLKQDIVSIRKSFWDDVKINIDNPDEVIETVTSIRQQAEFLSERERSHRQSYNHHKNLNRLKYSPYFGRIDFKEDQHSKSEPIYLGITSLMDEKEEDFLIYDWRAPISSLYYDYSPGLAKYETPGGTISGKMELKRQYIIQDGRINSMFDTDITVGDELLQEVLGNNANTKMKSIVATIQKEQNQIIRNEKSKLLIVQGVAGSGKTSAALQRIAYLLYRYRKTMNSENIMLFSPNDLFNSYVATVLPELGEDNMIQTTFQKYIETRLQKQFEIEDPFQQMEYLLTSMDDPNFKTRMDAIKYKASLDFKQLIDRYVESLAQKNLIFNSITFKGDTLISAEQVHDYFYSLDPSISIPNRIQLVSEWLSKEIAKFEHVEQKKDWVIEECELLEKEDYLEAYSKLQKGKRWNEDTFDDIDREQELLAKELVKRYFRPVKKTIKQLKFINMTKIYQQLFEQWELNSLSFPTIPSNWNDICKHSLRNLSHNRLLYEDTTPYLYLQDQLEGRKSNTMIRHLFIDEAQDYSPFQFAFLQQIFPNCRMTILGDLNQAIYAHTLNAPTLLNNTLFELEKQEKITLTRSYRSTRQIVEFTKGLIDGGERIEAFNRNGQKPSITIVEGKQSLHSKIMQRLQSLKNDNHPTIAIICKTAQESINAFNDLSHIAKVQLMVNETDSYTKGILILPAYLAKGIEFDAVIIYNGSKEQYCREYERKLFYTACTRAMHELHIFSISEKSPFMDNVSEEKYSLT; the protein is encoded by the coding sequence TTGACTGAAAATAATAAAGAACGGAAACAGGAACAACAGCGAATCGACTTGATACTTAGTTTGATTAATAAAAAAATGCTTGCTCTTAGCACTAATGTCGGTAGTTTGAAACAGGATATCGTCTCAATACGTAAAAGTTTTTGGGATGACGTCAAGATTAACATCGATAATCCGGATGAAGTGATAGAAACAGTCACGAGCATCAGACAGCAAGCCGAATTTCTTTCTGAGCGAGAAAGAAGCCATCGTCAATCCTATAACCACCATAAAAATCTTAACAGATTGAAATACTCCCCTTATTTTGGACGTATCGACTTCAAAGAGGATCAGCACAGCAAATCTGAACCTATTTATCTTGGAATTACCTCATTAATGGATGAAAAGGAAGAGGATTTCCTCATCTATGATTGGCGAGCGCCGATTTCAAGTTTGTATTACGATTATTCACCAGGTCTTGCGAAATATGAAACACCCGGAGGAACGATTTCTGGAAAGATGGAATTAAAACGTCAATATATCATACAAGACGGACGAATCAACAGCATGTTTGATACGGATATAACGGTTGGAGATGAATTGTTACAAGAGGTTCTCGGGAATAATGCCAATACGAAAATGAAGAGTATTGTAGCCACCATTCAAAAGGAACAAAACCAAATCATCCGAAACGAAAAAAGTAAGCTCCTTATTGTACAGGGAGTTGCCGGAAGCGGCAAAACCTCTGCTGCACTTCAGCGTATTGCTTACTTACTTTACCGGTATCGTAAAACAATGAATTCCGAAAATATTATGCTGTTTTCTCCTAACGATCTCTTTAATAGCTATGTTGCTACCGTACTTCCTGAATTAGGAGAAGACAATATGATTCAAACGACATTTCAGAAATACATTGAAACCCGGCTCCAAAAACAGTTTGAAATTGAGGATCCGTTTCAGCAAATGGAGTATTTGCTTACCTCTATGGACGATCCAAATTTTAAAACAAGAATGGACGCAATTAAATATAAGGCTAGCCTTGATTTCAAGCAACTTATCGATCGATATGTCGAATCTCTTGCACAAAAGAATCTAATTTTCAATTCAATTACGTTTAAAGGAGATACGCTGATTTCAGCCGAACAGGTTCACGATTATTTTTATTCTCTTGATCCATCGATTTCAATCCCGAATCGGATCCAGCTGGTATCGGAATGGTTATCAAAAGAAATCGCCAAGTTCGAACACGTCGAACAGAAAAAAGACTGGGTAATTGAAGAATGTGAACTGTTAGAGAAAGAGGATTATCTAGAAGCCTATAGTAAACTACAGAAAGGTAAGCGATGGAATGAGGACACGTTTGATGATATAGACCGTGAACAGGAACTTCTAGCGAAGGAGCTCGTGAAAAGATATTTTAGACCAGTCAAAAAAACGATCAAGCAATTGAAATTTATCAATATGACAAAAATTTATCAGCAGCTATTTGAACAATGGGAGTTGAACAGCCTATCGTTTCCGACAATACCATCGAATTGGAATGATATTTGCAAACATTCTTTAAGGAACTTATCTCATAATCGATTATTATACGAAGATACAACTCCATATCTATATTTACAAGATCAACTCGAAGGTAGAAAGTCGAATACAATGATACGTCATTTATTTATCGATGAGGCTCAGGATTATTCGCCATTCCAGTTTGCCTTTCTTCAACAAATCTTTCCGAATTGCAGAATGACCATATTGGGTGATCTCAACCAAGCGATCTATGCTCATACCCTGAACGCCCCGACACTTTTGAACAACACCTTATTCGAATTGGAAAAACAGGAGAAGATCACACTGACACGGAGCTATCGTTCAACACGTCAAATTGTCGAATTCACCAAAGGCTTGATTGACGGCGGTGAAAGAATTGAAGCATTCAATCGAAATGGGCAGAAACCCTCAATTACTATTGTTGAAGGCAAACAGTCTCTGCATTCAAAAATCATGCAACGGTTACAATCTCTTAAGAATGATAATCATCCAACGATTGCAATAATCTGTAAGACAGCTCAAGAGTCTATCAACGCATTTAATGATCTTTCACATATAGCCAAGGTCCAGCTCATGGTGAATGAAACTGATTCCTATACGAAGGGGATTTTGATTCTTCCTGCCTATTTGGCAAAAGGAATCGAATTTGATGCGGTAATTATTTACAATGGATCAAAAGAACAGTATTGTCGCGAGTATGAACGTAAGCTTTTTTATACAGCATGTACAAGAGCGATGCATGAGCTCCACATTTTTTCGATTAGTGAAAAAAGTCCGTTCATGGACAATGTATCCGAAGAAAAATATAGTTTAACTTAG
- a CDS encoding sodium:solute symporter family protein, with the protein MSVEALTLTLVVLTFAIYLYIGWRSKVKDTSNFFVAGNEIPAVANGAAIAADWMSAASFISMAGLISFLGYDGTIYLMGWTGGYVLLALLLAPYLRKFGRYTVPDFIGDRYYSNGARAVAAVATLFISLTYVAGQMRGVGIVFSRYLQVDIVVGVLIGMAIVAFFAVLGGMKGITWTQVVQYTILIVAFLIPAIAISLKLTGNPVPQLALTFGSIAEDLSRLQIELGLTEYLAPFQNMSALNVFCVTLALMIGTAGLPHVIIRFYTVKNVRAARWSAGWALLFIALLYTTAPAIGVFAKYNLINSFNDQTLQEARQEAWVTKWEETGLLTLEDKDGDGVLSFTADPATNEVVIDRDIIVLSTPEVAELAPIVIALVAAGGLAAALSTASGLLLAMSSAVSHDLYYRIFRPEADEKQRLKVGRLMILLAVLVAGYFGINPPGFVGEVVAFAFGLAAASLFPAILLGIFDKRMNREGAIWGMSIGLAFTVVMIVLMRSPQIFGTEAAVVESFFGINAQGIGVIGALLNFVVSFIVSRRTEAPPEEIQQMVEDIRVPKVLDKTS; encoded by the coding sequence ATGAGTGTTGAAGCCCTTACGTTAACGCTCGTTGTCCTTACGTTCGCAATCTACCTTTACATCGGTTGGCGGTCTAAGGTGAAGGATACGAGCAACTTCTTCGTCGCTGGGAACGAAATACCAGCCGTCGCAAACGGTGCAGCAATTGCGGCAGACTGGATGTCCGCAGCATCCTTCATTTCAATGGCGGGATTGATTTCCTTCCTTGGTTATGATGGCACGATCTACTTAATGGGATGGACTGGTGGCTATGTGCTCCTAGCGCTATTACTTGCTCCATACCTAAGAAAGTTTGGTCGTTATACGGTTCCCGATTTTATTGGAGATCGTTACTATTCTAATGGTGCACGTGCAGTCGCTGCGGTTGCGACACTGTTCATTTCCCTTACATACGTTGCGGGTCAAATGCGCGGTGTTGGGATCGTTTTCAGCCGATATTTACAGGTTGACATTGTTGTTGGAGTACTGATCGGAATGGCGATCGTTGCTTTTTTCGCTGTCCTTGGTGGTATGAAAGGAATAACGTGGACACAGGTTGTCCAGTATACAATTCTGATTGTTGCCTTCTTAATTCCGGCTATAGCTATTTCATTAAAGCTTACAGGTAACCCTGTTCCTCAACTGGCGCTCACTTTCGGTTCTATAGCAGAAGACTTAAGCAGGTTGCAGATTGAATTGGGACTGACTGAATACTTGGCACCGTTTCAGAATATGTCGGCCTTAAATGTATTTTGCGTTACGCTTGCTTTAATGATCGGAACAGCGGGTCTTCCTCACGTTATCATCCGTTTTTATACGGTGAAAAATGTTCGTGCCGCTCGATGGTCTGCTGGATGGGCTTTACTTTTCATTGCTCTACTCTACACAACAGCCCCTGCAATTGGCGTTTTTGCAAAATACAACTTAATTAATAGCTTTAACGATCAAACCCTTCAGGAAGCACGTCAAGAAGCTTGGGTTACAAAGTGGGAGGAAACTGGACTTCTGACCCTTGAGGATAAAGATGGTGACGGTGTTCTTTCGTTTACTGCTGATCCTGCAACGAACGAGGTCGTCATTGACCGTGACATTATTGTTCTTTCCACTCCTGAAGTAGCTGAACTCGCACCGATTGTAATCGCATTGGTAGCGGCGGGAGGTCTTGCAGCTGCGCTTTCTACAGCATCAGGATTGCTCCTTGCTATGTCGAGTGCCGTTTCCCATGATCTCTATTATCGGATATTCCGACCTGAAGCCGATGAAAAGCAGCGTTTAAAAGTAGGGCGTCTTATGATCCTTTTGGCTGTACTTGTCGCGGGTTATTTTGGCATTAATCCGCCTGGATTTGTCGGTGAGGTTGTGGCGTTTGCGTTCGGGTTGGCAGCAGCTAGCCTATTCCCGGCGATCTTACTCGGAATCTTTGATAAACGGATGAATCGAGAAGGCGCGATTTGGGGGATGTCGATCGGTTTGGCTTTTACAGTAGTGATGATCGTGCTTATGCGTTCGCCACAGATTTTCGGTACTGAAGCAGCTGTTGTGGAAAGCTTCTTCGGGATCAATGCACAAGGTATTGGCGTCATAGGTGCATTATTGAACTTTGTTGTTTCGTTTATCGTTTCAAGACGAACTGAAGCTCCACCTGAAGAAATTCAGCAAATGGTTGAAGATATCCGAGTACCAAAAGTACTGGACAAAACAAGTTAA
- a CDS encoding helix-turn-helix domain-containing protein, producing the protein MTVSQVAEYLQISEVTTYKLVQENKIPGFKIGRHWRVKKDDLAIFIEKLKNGERI; encoded by the coding sequence ATGACAGTTTCACAGGTTGCCGAGTACTTGCAAATCAGCGAAGTGACAACCTATAAACTGGTTCAAGAAAACAAAATCCCTGGTTTTAAAATCGGTCGTCATTGGCGAGTGAAAAAAGATGATTTAGCTATTTTCATTGAAAAATTAAAGAACGGTGAAAGAATTTAA
- a CDS encoding DUF4212 domain-containing protein, whose translation MAGQQETTRKQQEYWKKNIRLIRTLLVIWALVSLVAAIILAVPLSKVQFFGVPLSFWFAQQGSILIFLILIFYYAKKMDKLDEEYDVQEVILTKDPKDKGVST comes from the coding sequence ATGGCTGGTCAGCAAGAAACAACTCGCAAACAGCAAGAATACTGGAAGAAAAACATTCGGTTGATTCGGACTCTTTTAGTCATTTGGGCGCTCGTGTCATTGGTTGCAGCCATCATCCTGGCAGTACCACTTAGTAAAGTGCAATTTTTTGGTGTTCCTCTCTCCTTTTGGTTTGCACAGCAAGGCTCTATTCTCATCTTTTTAATTTTAATCTTCTACTATGCAAAAAAAATGGATAAGCTTGACGAGGAGTACGATGTTCAAGAAGTCATCTTAACGAAAGATCCAAAGGATAAGGGGGTATCGACATGA
- the rnjA gene encoding ribonuclease J1 — protein MKKASPIKLFALGGLGEIGKNMYGLQYENEMIIIDCGIKFPDEELRGIDYVIPDFTYLEKNKHLIKGVFITHGHEDHIGSIPFLLKRLNVPIYGGKLSVGFIKAKLEEHNLLRNAKLTTVDEHSRIEFDNLSVRFVRTSHSIPDSFAISVTTPYGNIVHTGDFKFDLTPEGGSYDIGKIAEIGNEGVFCLLSDSTNSEIPGFSLSEAAVKETLFDIVDHIDGRIIFATFASNIYRLQQAIEASIAFNRKVAVFGRSMERSIRIGRELGYILASDDTFISGHELNKYPSNQVTILCTGSQGEPMAALGRIANGVHRQIQVIPGDTVIFSSSPIPGNATKVYKLIDQLERIGANVIHNKMSDIHTSGHGTQDEQKLMIRLLKPKNFVPIHGEYRMLVHHVKSAINCGVHEENTFILDNGDILELNNESGKVAESFSANPVYVDGTGIGDIGNIVLRDRRLLSLCGTVIVTVTIDSKSAQLLSGPALVSRGFVYMKESVELLSEAERLVEKEVKALLDEGVTQWTDLKKKISDLLTSYFFEQTKRNPMILPIIMEV, from the coding sequence ATGAAAAAAGCTTCCCCTATTAAGTTGTTTGCACTCGGTGGACTTGGTGAGATAGGGAAAAACATGTATGGACTGCAATATGAAAATGAAATGATTATAATTGATTGTGGAATCAAATTTCCCGATGAAGAATTACGTGGAATCGATTATGTCATTCCTGATTTTACGTACCTAGAAAAAAACAAACACCTTATCAAAGGTGTATTCATCACCCATGGACACGAGGATCACATCGGATCGATCCCCTTTCTATTAAAGCGTTTAAATGTACCTATCTACGGTGGGAAATTATCTGTCGGATTCATTAAAGCAAAACTCGAAGAACATAATTTACTTCGAAATGCAAAGCTGACAACTGTTGATGAACACTCTAGAATTGAATTTGACAATTTATCGGTACGGTTCGTTCGAACGAGTCACAGTATCCCAGATTCGTTTGCAATCAGTGTAACGACCCCGTATGGAAACATTGTGCATACTGGGGACTTCAAGTTTGATTTAACTCCTGAAGGCGGTTCTTATGATATCGGAAAAATCGCTGAAATTGGAAACGAAGGTGTTTTCTGTTTACTGTCAGATAGCACAAACAGTGAAATTCCTGGTTTTTCCTTATCTGAAGCAGCAGTAAAAGAAACATTGTTTGATATTGTTGATCATATTGATGGCAGGATTATTTTTGCAACGTTTGCATCAAACATCTACCGGTTGCAACAAGCCATTGAAGCTTCCATTGCTTTTAATCGTAAAGTAGCAGTGTTTGGCAGGAGCATGGAACGGTCTATTCGTATTGGCCGGGAGCTAGGATATATCCTAGCATCCGACGATACGTTCATCTCAGGACATGAATTAAACAAGTACCCTTCAAATCAAGTTACGATTTTATGTACAGGCAGTCAGGGTGAGCCTATGGCTGCATTGGGCCGAATTGCCAATGGGGTACATCGTCAGATTCAAGTCATACCTGGGGATACGGTAATCTTCTCCTCTTCTCCCATTCCTGGTAACGCAACGAAAGTATACAAGCTTATCGATCAACTTGAACGGATCGGGGCGAATGTCATACATAACAAAATGAGTGACATCCATACATCCGGACATGGAACCCAAGATGAACAGAAGTTGATGATACGTTTATTAAAGCCGAAAAATTTCGTGCCAATCCATGGGGAATATCGGATGCTCGTCCATCATGTAAAATCTGCGATCAACTGTGGTGTACACGAAGAAAATACCTTTATCTTAGATAACGGGGATATCCTCGAACTAAACAATGAGAGTGGAAAAGTAGCAGAATCATTTTCTGCTAATCCGGTCTATGTAGATGGAACTGGAATCGGTGATATCGGAAATATTGTCTTACGGGATCGTCGTCTTCTTTCGTTGTGTGGCACAGTCATTGTAACGGTTACGATTGATTCAAAAAGTGCACAGCTGCTATCTGGTCCAGCACTTGTCTCACGGGGATTTGTTTATATGAAAGAATCCGTCGAGTTATTAAGTGAAGCTGAACGGCTTGTTGAAAAGGAAGTTAAAGCTCTGTTGGACGAGGGTGTAACACAGTGGACGGACCTCAAGAAAAAAATATCTGATCTTCTCACCTCTTACTTTTTTGAACAAACAAAACGGAATCCGATGATCCTGCCCATTATTATGGAAGTTTAA